A region from the Desulfitobacterium dehalogenans ATCC 51507 genome encodes:
- a CDS encoding dihydroorotate dehydrogenase electron transfer subunit yields the protein MLDKAQVVSHQIMGDPRYKIMKLVLRTGIAREGQPGQFVHVQVSTGLDPLLRRPISIADIDREARELTLLYRIKGKGTELLAQARVGESLSLMGPLGNGFTLPEQGALILVAGGIGVFPLLPLAKAARKKNIPVRLYWGGEDEGFFTGAGLGLWQDAGVPVFLSSMDGSIGTKGNVLDLIRKDSAGSGTGQGSESSVAICGPQVMMKAVSEYFLQSGAAVEVSLEERMGCAVGACLGCVCTLKDEIGGRIRRGKVCQDGPVFQGKEVLWDDEQ from the coding sequence ATGCTGGATAAGGCTCAAGTCGTTTCTCACCAAATCATGGGTGATCCTCGCTATAAGATCATGAAACTGGTTCTTCGGACCGGCATCGCCCGGGAAGGGCAGCCGGGACAATTCGTTCACGTACAGGTTTCTACAGGATTGGATCCTCTTTTGCGCCGCCCCATCAGTATTGCCGATATTGACAGGGAAGCCCGGGAACTGACCCTGCTCTATCGGATTAAGGGGAAGGGCACGGAGTTATTAGCCCAGGCAAGGGTGGGGGAAAGCTTAAGTCTGATGGGCCCTCTGGGTAATGGCTTTACCCTGCCTGAGCAAGGAGCGCTTATCCTGGTTGCCGGCGGGATCGGAGTCTTTCCTCTTCTCCCTTTAGCCAAAGCAGCGCGGAAGAAAAATATTCCTGTGCGTTTGTATTGGGGCGGGGAAGATGAAGGTTTCTTTACCGGTGCCGGGCTTGGGCTTTGGCAGGATGCCGGCGTCCCGGTTTTCCTGAGTTCGATGGACGGAAGTATCGGCACCAAGGGCAATGTTCTGGACCTCATCCGCAAGGATTCCGCAGGTTCGGGAACTGGCCAAGGGTCCGAGTCTTCAGTCGCTATCTGCGGTCCTCAGGTGATGATGAAGGCTGTCAGCGAGTACTTTTTGCAAAGCGGAGCCGCTGTGGAAGTTTCTCTGGAAGAACGGATGGGCTGTGCGGTAGGAGCTTGCTTGGGCTGTGTGTGCACCTTAAAGGATGAGATCGGCGGCAGGATTCGCAGAGGAAAGGTATGTCAGGATGGGCCAGTTTTCCAAGGGAAGGAGGTGCTCTGGGATGATGAACAATGA
- a CDS encoding dihydroorotate dehydrogenase, with product MMNNEMAKVNLEVNLGPLTLRNPVLTCSGTYGFGEEYAPYCPVDKLGGITLKGLTPEPRLGNPLPRLAETPAGMLNSVGLENPGLEEFLHSYLPNVRELPTTVIANISGFSLQDYEMMAGAFQSGSGIDALEVNISCPNVRHGGMHFGTHPESAEEVIALVKGKTDLPVIAKLSPNVTDIVEMAKAVERGGADIISMINTLLGMSIDIERRRPLLANKVGGLSGPAIRPVAVRMVWQVAQAVDIPIIGMGGILTWQDAVEFMLAGAKAVSIGTGNFVNPLAPLEVIEGIEEYCRRQGFASVEEIVGLAL from the coding sequence ATGATGAACAATGAGATGGCAAAGGTCAATCTGGAAGTGAACTTAGGACCTTTAACCTTGAGAAATCCTGTGCTCACCTGTTCAGGTACTTACGGCTTCGGAGAAGAATATGCGCCCTATTGTCCCGTTGACAAATTGGGAGGAATTACTCTCAAGGGGCTTACCCCGGAGCCTCGTTTAGGGAATCCTTTACCGCGATTAGCGGAGACCCCGGCAGGAATGCTCAATTCGGTGGGTCTGGAAAACCCCGGCCTCGAAGAATTTCTCCACTCCTACCTTCCTAATGTTCGGGAGCTGCCCACGACAGTCATTGCCAATATTTCCGGATTTTCCTTACAGGACTATGAAATGATGGCCGGTGCTTTTCAATCCGGTTCGGGAATCGATGCCCTGGAAGTCAATATCTCCTGCCCCAATGTGAGGCATGGGGGAATGCATTTCGGCACCCATCCGGAGAGTGCGGAAGAAGTGATTGCCTTGGTCAAAGGGAAGACGGATCTCCCTGTCATTGCTAAGCTGTCCCCTAATGTGACGGATATTGTGGAGATGGCCAAAGCAGTGGAGCGGGGGGGCGCAGATATCATCTCCATGATCAACACTCTGCTTGGAATGAGCATTGATATTGAACGCCGCCGCCCTCTCTTGGCCAATAAGGTAGGCGGATTGTCGGGGCCAGCCATCCGCCCGGTGGCTGTGAGGATGGTGTGGCAGGTGGCTCAGGCTGTGGATATTCCCATCATCGGCATGGGAGGAATACTCACCTGGCAGGATGCTGTGGAATTTATGCTGGCAGGGGCCAAGGCAGTCAGCATCGGCACAGGGAATTTTGTGAATCCCCTTGCTCCCTTGGAAGTCATAGAGGGGATCGAGGAGTATTGCCGCCGTCAGGGCTTTGCTTCGGTGGAAGAAATAGTGGGGCTGGCTCTGTAG
- the pyrF gene encoding orotidine-5'-phosphate decarboxylase, protein MELERTVSEYNRKVMVAMDVDSREKALALADQIQGSGCWLKVGMELYNAAGAGIIRDLKEKGFPIFLDLKLHDIPNTVESAVRVLAGYGADMLTIHCSGGYDMMARAVQATHEVKKQRNAEERMKIIGITVLTSLDEERLQKDLGVGRTLQDQVVALAELGQKAGIDGVVASAQESSILRQHSGPDFLVITPGIRPKGSETHDQARTLTPREALEAGSSYLVVGRPITQAPDPRQALEQLWN, encoded by the coding sequence ATGGAGCTGGAAAGAACGGTGTCGGAGTACAATAGGAAGGTCATGGTGGCCATGGATGTGGATAGCCGGGAGAAGGCTTTAGCCTTGGCCGACCAAATTCAGGGGAGCGGCTGCTGGCTTAAAGTGGGGATGGAGCTCTATAATGCTGCAGGAGCCGGCATTATCCGGGACCTGAAGGAGAAAGGCTTCCCCATCTTCTTGGACCTGAAGCTCCATGATATCCCCAATACCGTGGAAAGTGCCGTGCGGGTTCTGGCCGGGTATGGTGCCGATATGCTTACCATCCACTGCAGCGGTGGTTATGATATGATGGCCCGGGCGGTCCAGGCCACTCATGAAGTTAAGAAGCAAAGGAACGCCGAAGAACGGATGAAGATCATCGGCATTACGGTCTTGACCAGTCTTGATGAAGAGAGACTGCAGAAGGACCTGGGGGTGGGCAGAACCTTACAGGATCAGGTAGTCGCTTTGGCTGAACTGGGGCAAAAGGCAGGTATTGACGGGGTGGTGGCCTCAGCTCAGGAAAGCTCAATCCTCCGCCAACATTCAGGGCCGGACTTCTTGGTCATTACTCCGGGGATTCGCCCCAAAGGCAGTGAAACTCATGATCAGGCCCGTACCCTTACCCCCAGGGAAGCTTTGGAGGCCGGAAGCTCCTATCTGGTGGTGGGCAGACCCATTACCCAGGCGCCGGATCCGCGGCAGGCTTTGGAACAGCTTTGGAATTAG
- the carB gene encoding carbamoyl-phosphate synthase large subunit, translating into MKNKKWNKVLVIGSGPIVIGQAAEFDYAGTQACRALQEEGVEVVLVNSNPATIMTDQEVADRIYIEPLTSEFLERIIERERPDGIIPTMGGQTGLNLAFQLAEKGILQRCGVQLMGTSLESITKAEDREHFRSLMRELGEPVPPSVIVSDLEGALSFAEEIGYPVIVRPAYTLGGTGGGIAHHREELREISKSGLQASLIGQILVEKSVAGWKEIEYEVLRDGQGNCITICNMENMDPVGVHTGDSIVVAPCQTLTDREIQALRTSARRIVEALGIEGGCNVQYALHPERLEYVVIEVNPRLSRSSALASKATGYPIAKVAAKIALGYTLPELTNAVTGKTTACFEPALDYVVVKIPRWPFDKFSDADRRLGTQMKATGEVMGLGRNLETALQKAVRSLEIKAFGLLLPEFQELSDEEILERCRKPDDQLLFILAEGLRRGLSLEQIQQASRWNLYFLTAIQRIVRMSETLQSSPWDEDLLLKAKRMGFADRELARLWQTTEKEIYAYRQEKGLHPVFKMVDTCAGEFEALTPYFYSSYDQESEGIPSRNRKVVVLGSGPIRIGQGIEFDYCSVHSVLALKKAGVETIIINNNPETVSTDFDTADRLYFEPLTLEDVSAVLDREQPEGVIVQFGGQTAIGLAKPLAERGYKILGTSIEDIDRAEERGQFDEVLSTIGAKRPKGGQASSLAEAREVAARIGYPLMVRPSFVLGGRAMEIVYSSSELEKVVNRAMADFPGQELWMDQYLVGTEVEVDAISDGNNVSLPGIMEHLERAGVHSGDSIAVYPPLTLSESLIERITLLTTEIARALNVVGLLNIQYVIFQDEVYVIEVNPRSSRTVPFISKVTGLPIVDYATDVILGKTLTELKLPLGLWPVPERVAVKVPVFSFSKLHRVEPSLGPEMKSTGEVMGVDRTYEKALYKALLAGGFNMSAHGSLLVTLADRDKQEGIPLVKKFADLGFRILATEGTANILREEGIQVAPVAKLHQGSTEITDAIRQGVIQCVLNTTTHNKKQESDGFAIRRTAVEQGIPCFTSLDTASAWVHVLRSFLPSLMSLK; encoded by the coding sequence ATGAAGAATAAAAAATGGAATAAAGTGCTGGTGATCGGTTCCGGTCCTATCGTCATTGGGCAAGCCGCCGAATTTGATTATGCAGGAACCCAGGCTTGCCGGGCTTTGCAGGAAGAAGGGGTAGAGGTGGTTCTGGTGAATTCCAATCCGGCCACCATCATGACGGACCAGGAAGTGGCGGACCGGATCTATATCGAACCCCTGACCAGCGAATTTTTGGAGAGGATTATTGAAAGAGAACGGCCTGACGGCATCATTCCCACCATGGGGGGCCAAACCGGTCTGAATCTGGCCTTCCAGCTGGCGGAAAAAGGGATTCTGCAGCGCTGCGGAGTTCAGCTGATGGGAACCTCCCTGGAAAGCATCACGAAGGCAGAGGATCGGGAACATTTCCGCAGCCTGATGAGGGAGCTCGGGGAACCGGTTCCTCCTAGTGTCATCGTATCCGACCTGGAAGGAGCCCTCAGTTTTGCCGAGGAGATCGGGTATCCCGTGATCGTCCGCCCTGCTTATACCCTGGGAGGGACTGGGGGGGGCATTGCCCATCATCGGGAGGAGCTCAGGGAAATCTCCAAAAGCGGTTTGCAGGCCAGTCTCATTGGTCAGATTCTTGTGGAAAAAAGCGTGGCAGGCTGGAAAGAAATTGAATATGAAGTGTTAAGAGATGGGCAAGGGAATTGCATCACCATCTGCAATATGGAGAATATGGACCCGGTAGGGGTGCATACGGGGGACAGCATCGTTGTAGCTCCCTGTCAAACCCTTACAGACCGGGAGATTCAAGCCTTGCGCACTTCTGCCCGTAGAATCGTAGAAGCCTTGGGGATTGAAGGGGGATGCAATGTCCAATATGCCTTGCATCCGGAACGGTTGGAGTATGTGGTCATTGAAGTAAATCCCCGGCTGAGCCGCTCCAGTGCCCTGGCTTCCAAGGCGACGGGCTACCCCATTGCCAAAGTGGCCGCCAAGATCGCTCTGGGATATACCCTTCCGGAGCTGACTAATGCCGTCACCGGCAAAACCACCGCCTGCTTTGAACCGGCTTTGGATTATGTCGTGGTCAAAATCCCCCGCTGGCCTTTTGATAAATTCTCCGATGCCGACCGCCGTCTGGGAACCCAGATGAAAGCCACGGGTGAGGTCATGGGCCTGGGTCGGAATCTGGAGACCGCCCTGCAAAAGGCTGTCCGTTCTTTGGAGATCAAAGCCTTTGGCCTCCTTCTCCCGGAATTCCAGGAGCTCTCCGATGAAGAGATACTGGAGCGCTGCCGGAAGCCTGATGATCAATTGCTGTTTATTCTGGCGGAAGGGTTGAGAAGAGGGCTAAGCCTTGAACAGATCCAGCAGGCCAGCCGTTGGAATCTTTACTTCCTCACAGCCATTCAACGGATTGTCAGGATGAGTGAAACTCTGCAGTCCTCCCCTTGGGATGAGGATCTTTTGTTGAAAGCAAAGAGAATGGGCTTTGCGGATCGGGAGCTTGCTCGTCTCTGGCAGACCACGGAAAAAGAGATTTATGCCTACCGGCAGGAAAAAGGCCTGCACCCGGTCTTTAAAATGGTGGATACCTGTGCCGGTGAATTTGAGGCGTTAACACCCTACTTCTACTCCAGCTATGACCAGGAAAGCGAGGGGATACCCTCCAGGAACCGCAAGGTCGTGGTCTTAGGCTCCGGCCCCATTCGAATCGGGCAAGGGATTGAATTCGATTATTGCTCCGTTCACTCCGTCCTGGCCTTGAAAAAAGCCGGTGTGGAGACCATCATTATCAATAATAATCCGGAGACCGTCTCTACGGATTTTGATACAGCGGACCGTCTCTATTTTGAACCTTTAACCTTGGAGGATGTCTCAGCCGTCCTGGACCGGGAGCAGCCGGAGGGAGTCATCGTCCAATTCGGCGGCCAAACGGCTATCGGCCTGGCGAAGCCCTTAGCTGAGAGGGGATATAAGATCCTGGGCACCAGCATTGAAGATATCGATCGGGCTGAAGAGCGGGGGCAATTCGATGAGGTGCTTAGTACCATCGGCGCCAAGCGGCCGAAAGGGGGCCAGGCTTCTTCCTTGGCAGAGGCCAGGGAAGTGGCGGCCCGCATCGGCTACCCCCTGATGGTTCGTCCTTCCTTCGTCCTGGGAGGCCGAGCCATGGAGATTGTCTATTCCTCTTCCGAACTGGAAAAGGTAGTGAACCGAGCCATGGCGGATTTTCCCGGTCAGGAGTTATGGATGGACCAGTACCTGGTGGGGACGGAGGTAGAGGTGGATGCCATCTCCGATGGAAACAATGTCAGCCTGCCCGGAATTATGGAGCATCTGGAACGGGCCGGGGTACATTCAGGAGACTCCATCGCCGTCTACCCTCCCTTGACTTTATCCGAATCTTTAATCGAGCGGATTACCCTGCTAACTACGGAAATCGCACGGGCCTTGAATGTTGTAGGCCTTCTCAATATTCAATACGTTATCTTCCAGGATGAAGTGTATGTGATTGAGGTCAACCCCCGCTCCAGCCGTACGGTTCCCTTTATCAGCAAAGTGACCGGACTGCCCATTGTGGATTATGCCACCGATGTCATCCTCGGGAAGACTCTGACGGAATTAAAGCTGCCCTTAGGGTTGTGGCCTGTCCCGGAACGGGTGGCGGTAAAAGTCCCCGTGTTTTCCTTCTCCAAGCTGCACCGGGTGGAACCTTCCCTGGGCCCGGAGATGAAGTCCACCGGGGAAGTGATGGGAGTGGACCGGACCTATGAAAAAGCTCTCTACAAGGCCCTCTTGGCGGGAGGATTCAATATGTCCGCCCATGGCAGCTTACTGGTGACCTTAGCGGACCGGGATAAGCAGGAGGGCATTCCCTTAGTCAAGAAGTTTGCCGACCTGGGCTTCCGCATCTTAGCCACGGAAGGAACAGCGAACATCCTCCGGGAAGAGGGGATTCAGGTTGCCCCGGTGGCCAAGCTCCATCAAGGCTCCACGGAAATTACCGATGCCATCCGGCAGGGTGTGATTCAATGTGTCCTCAATACCACTACCCACAATAAAAAGCAGGAAAGCGACGGCTTTGCCATACGCCGTACGGCGGTGGAGCAGGGGATTCCCTGCTTTACAAGCTTGGATACGGCCTCAGCTTGGGTCCATGTGCTTAGGTCCTTTCTGCCTAGTTTGATGTCGCTTAAGTAA
- the pyrE gene encoding orotate phosphoribosyltransferase produces MTVSNTSLSPEEVLNLFKESEALLEGHFRLTSGRHSRQYMQCAKVLQYPHHAARLGEALAESFRDQGIDLVIGPAMGGILVAHEVGKALGTMAIFTERENGEMKLRRGFELQPGMKVLVVEDVITTGGSVREVIEVVKSYGAEPVGVGVLVNRSGGKADFGVPLASLLEIEIESFDPESCPLCAQGIPAIKPGSRAVPTGK; encoded by the coding sequence ATGACAGTATCGAATACATCCCTATCCCCGGAAGAGGTTTTAAACCTATTCAAAGAAAGTGAAGCCTTATTGGAAGGGCATTTTCGACTGACCTCAGGGAGACATAGCCGTCAATATATGCAATGCGCCAAAGTTCTGCAATATCCTCATCATGCAGCCCGCTTGGGAGAAGCGTTAGCGGAGTCCTTCCGGGACCAGGGGATTGACCTGGTGATCGGGCCGGCAATGGGAGGGATTTTGGTCGCTCATGAAGTGGGCAAAGCTTTAGGAACCATGGCCATTTTTACCGAGCGGGAGAATGGAGAAATGAAACTGCGGCGGGGATTTGAACTCCAACCGGGTATGAAGGTCCTCGTGGTGGAAGATGTGATCACTACCGGAGGATCGGTCCGGGAGGTTATAGAGGTGGTCAAATCCTATGGGGCAGAACCCGTGGGAGTGGGAGTGCTTGTGAATCGGAGCGGTGGAAAAGCTGACTTCGGAGTACCCTTGGCCTCCTTGCTGGAGATTGAAATTGAATCCTTCGACCCTGAAAGCTGCCCTCTTTGTGCCCAGGGGATTCCGGCTATCAAGCCGGGAAGCCGGGCTGTGCCGACGGGGAAATAA